Proteins from a genomic interval of Pantoea deleyi:
- a CDS encoding glycosyltransferase family 2 protein has translation MSDLKHPYYIMSPDYRESSGGIQALHKLCHQINLHGGRAWMVDCTHVNPAWNTPRLDAKTYDQHKAAGLIPIAVYPEIYSGNLLNADVCVRYMLNHEALLNGNRLDETEEDLFFWYSSQLIIKEPEVDFLTMVGPDLEMFSDDGRVKTTRLLYLNRVPEEHVDFTRLPEDIIVISVKKPRPLAELAGMLKSAQVMYTFEWSGTCNLAALCGTPVVSMVAKGYEKLAISDASIRDMGGAGVCFSDDEAELARTRAGLYKVREHMNQFEANFSRQLMHFFAVTQKAAQSKCDETCMPAEAWLASYPLCHPSLSAATPGLSVRVVMLGEDSSPAAASTRLSLSRLNLKVESYSEPETGDQPPQAQRFSHWLARLLAEDQHEWVLFLRAGDRVCPDIFSGLTHFKEKLDRSLAFYTDRLLRNPQGELTSLFLPDFDPDSFLAMPERFARGSFFRRELCLEIVRSRDVPVHAVETAFLLALASAGLTQDIQHIPLPLLDVVATDDQESLTASLLAEHLAIRGYEGASVSRSGDALFSIDYPVRKSDKLTVIIVVEDEIDRVKRLLSTFVDSVSAVDYEIIFIDNVSADQRVREWLSSLSDVNSDLFRVFLVDEKISAVSALNYALSVARGTFALHLSCGTYFNNKTWLQALLNHCGRPDILACAPRLLGDDNQLYSSALIDGHRRRYGPADAAHTATGWLAAEQAAPQQCLLLSSECLMIRTASFHQAGGLREEFTDVHAAISDLLLRAADKASVNLYVPMSQVCCDKLMSEKALSLDAPAFTERWLARLAQDPRYNPNLSWNGNAFVRENSHLRIAARSGRALSALLIFDPADFSEAHRVKAYARSVTQAGADSVAAASHSVSLSEVYRIKPASLVLSDLMAHRHSSLLSNKQLLPDTRVIIEVTRASMRPKSQLRSSDDLLGKADLLLFRNAAALKSCHYHNSMLQADRLDAEWQGLAIARQQRTEQDSQPRVGIVMTDLRQEDWRHIDTLIREMSEQVCWIIYGACPDAWKPYIHEYHRKVPQKRLAQKFQALNLSLALAPLADCWQNQAEGHRVIAQLGACGYPVLASDHDAYRAIGHIQRLTNKTSQWRFMMNKMLRDPGSLRTLGERLYQEINAGWIYPQAELPAWLIAGGS, from the coding sequence ATGTCTGACCTGAAGCATCCTTATTATATTATGTCGCCCGATTACCGGGAATCCTCCGGCGGGATTCAGGCGTTGCACAAGCTCTGCCATCAGATAAACCTGCATGGGGGCAGGGCATGGATGGTCGACTGCACACATGTCAATCCGGCCTGGAACACCCCCCGGCTGGATGCGAAAACCTATGACCAGCATAAAGCCGCAGGACTGATTCCGATTGCAGTTTACCCTGAAATCTACTCCGGCAATCTGCTCAATGCTGACGTCTGCGTGCGCTACATGTTGAACCATGAAGCCCTGCTTAACGGGAATCGTCTGGATGAAACAGAGGAAGATCTCTTTTTCTGGTACAGCTCGCAGCTGATCATAAAAGAACCCGAGGTCGATTTTTTAACGATGGTCGGGCCGGATCTGGAGATGTTTTCGGACGATGGCAGAGTCAAAACGACCCGGCTGCTTTATCTCAACAGAGTGCCTGAAGAGCACGTCGATTTTACTCGCCTGCCTGAAGACATCATCGTTATCTCGGTTAAAAAGCCGCGTCCGCTCGCTGAACTGGCCGGGATGTTAAAATCGGCACAGGTGATGTATACCTTTGAGTGGTCCGGGACCTGCAACCTCGCTGCACTCTGCGGCACGCCGGTCGTTTCGATGGTGGCTAAAGGCTACGAGAAACTCGCGATTTCTGACGCATCGATTCGCGACATGGGCGGCGCAGGCGTCTGTTTCAGCGACGATGAGGCGGAACTGGCACGGACGCGTGCCGGGCTTTATAAAGTCCGCGAGCATATGAATCAGTTTGAAGCGAACTTCTCCCGGCAACTGATGCACTTTTTTGCGGTCACGCAAAAGGCGGCGCAGAGCAAATGTGACGAGACCTGTATGCCTGCCGAAGCCTGGCTGGCCTCATACCCGCTGTGTCACCCATCTCTTTCGGCAGCGACACCCGGTTTATCCGTCAGAGTGGTGATGCTGGGGGAGGACTCTTCACCGGCTGCAGCCAGTACGCGATTATCGCTCAGCCGGCTGAATCTGAAGGTGGAGAGTTATTCTGAGCCTGAGACAGGCGATCAGCCGCCGCAAGCGCAGCGTTTCAGCCACTGGTTAGCCCGCCTGCTGGCGGAGGATCAGCATGAGTGGGTGCTGTTCCTGCGCGCGGGCGACAGAGTGTGTCCGGATATTTTTTCCGGCCTCACGCATTTCAAGGAGAAACTTGATCGGTCACTGGCTTTTTACACCGACAGACTGTTGCGGAACCCGCAGGGCGAGCTGACGTCGCTGTTTCTGCCCGATTTCGATCCGGACTCTTTTCTGGCGATGCCGGAACGCTTTGCCCGAGGGAGTTTTTTCCGGCGGGAATTATGTCTGGAGATTGTCCGGTCACGGGATGTTCCGGTCCATGCCGTTGAGACCGCGTTTTTATTAGCGCTTGCCAGCGCTGGCCTGACACAGGATATCCAGCATATCCCGCTACCGCTGCTTGACGTGGTGGCTACGGACGATCAGGAGAGTCTGACCGCCTCTTTACTGGCTGAACACCTGGCTATCCGGGGATATGAGGGGGCTTCGGTAAGCCGCTCCGGCGACGCGCTTTTCTCCATCGATTACCCTGTCCGAAAAAGCGATAAATTAACGGTCATTATTGTCGTCGAAGATGAAATTGATCGCGTTAAGCGACTGCTGTCAACCTTTGTCGACAGCGTCAGTGCAGTGGATTATGAGATCATCTTTATCGATAACGTCTCAGCCGATCAGCGCGTCAGAGAATGGCTCTCCTCACTGTCGGATGTGAACAGCGATCTCTTCAGAGTGTTTCTGGTGGACGAGAAAATCAGCGCCGTCAGTGCGCTGAATTATGCGCTGTCGGTCGCTCGCGGCACATTTGCACTCCACCTTTCCTGCGGGACCTATTTTAATAACAAAACGTGGCTTCAGGCTCTGCTGAATCATTGTGGCCGCCCGGATATCCTCGCCTGTGCACCGCGCCTGCTGGGTGATGATAACCAGCTCTACTCCTCCGCCCTCATTGACGGGCACCGGCGACGTTATGGTCCGGCTGATGCAGCGCACACCGCAACAGGCTGGCTTGCAGCAGAACAGGCAGCCCCGCAGCAATGCCTGCTGTTGAGTAGTGAATGTCTCATGATACGCACCGCCTCCTTCCACCAGGCTGGCGGCCTTCGGGAAGAGTTTACGGATGTCCATGCGGCGATCAGCGATCTGCTGCTCCGGGCGGCAGATAAAGCGTCTGTGAACCTGTACGTGCCGATGTCACAGGTCTGTTGCGACAAACTGATGTCAGAGAAGGCGCTCAGCCTGGATGCGCCTGCATTTACGGAGCGCTGGCTTGCGCGTTTAGCTCAGGATCCTCGCTACAATCCCAATCTCTCCTGGAACGGCAACGCTTTCGTCAGAGAGAACAGTCATTTGCGGATAGCGGCACGGTCAGGCAGGGCGCTTAGTGCCCTGTTGATATTCGATCCTGCGGATTTCTCAGAGGCGCACCGGGTTAAAGCGTATGCCCGATCGGTGACGCAGGCGGGAGCGGACAGCGTCGCCGCGGCCAGTCACTCTGTTTCCCTGAGTGAAGTTTACCGGATAAAGCCAGCCTCCCTCGTGCTGAGCGATCTCATGGCGCACCGGCATTCATCCCTTCTCAGCAATAAACAGCTTCTTCCGGACACGCGCGTGATTATTGAAGTAACCCGCGCCTCAATGCGCCCGAAGAGTCAGCTGCGCAGCAGTGACGACCTCCTCGGTAAGGCAGATCTTTTACTGTTCAGAAACGCCGCCGCACTGAAGTCATGCCATTATCACAACAGCATGCTGCAGGCTGACAGACTCGATGCAGAGTGGCAGGGGCTGGCCATCGCCAGGCAACAGCGTACGGAGCAGGATAGTCAACCCCGGGTCGGCATTGTGATGACGGATCTGCGTCAGGAAGACTGGCGGCACATCGACACGCTGATCCGGGAGATGAGTGAGCAGGTCTGCTGGATTATCTATGGTGCCTGTCCTGACGCATGGAAACCCTATATTCACGAGTATCACCGCAAAGTCCCGCAGAAAAGGCTTGCGCAGAAGTTTCAGGCGCTGAATCTCAGTCTGGCTCTCGCTCCACTCGCCGACTGCTGGCAGAACCAGGCGGAAGGGCATCGGGTCATTGCCCAGCTGGGCGCCTGCGGTTATCCGGTTCTTGCCAGCGATCATGATGCCTATAGAGCGATCGGGCATATTCAGCGACTCACTAATAAAACGTCGCAGTGGCGATTCATGATGAACAAAATGCTGCGCGATCCAGGTTCATTGCGCACACTGGGTGAACGTCTTTATCAGGAAATCAACGCAGGCTGGATTTATCCGCAGGCTGAACTGCCGGCATGGCTGATCGCTGGCGGTTCGTAA
- a CDS encoding RNA polymerase sigma factor FliA, with amino-acid sequence MNDFYTAEGVMDKHSLWQRYVPLVRHEALRLQVRLPASVELDDLLQAGGIGLLNAVERYDALQGTAFTTYAVQRIRGAMLDELRSRDWAPRSVRRNAREVAGAMHKVEQALGRSASEQEVAQQLNVSMEEYRQILLDTNNSQLFSYDEYREEHGDSAELVTEGHEEANPLHQLLEGSLRERVIEAIEALPDREKMVLTLYYQEELNLKEIGAVLDVGESRVSQLHSQAIKRLRARLTGAR; translated from the coding sequence GTGAACGATTTCTATACCGCCGAAGGCGTGATGGACAAACATTCGCTCTGGCAGCGCTACGTGCCGCTGGTACGCCATGAAGCGTTGCGTCTGCAGGTTCGCCTGCCAGCCAGCGTTGAACTTGACGACCTGCTGCAGGCCGGAGGAATAGGGCTGTTAAACGCCGTGGAGCGCTACGATGCGCTACAGGGCACAGCGTTTACCACCTACGCCGTGCAGCGCATTCGTGGCGCTATGCTCGACGAGCTTCGCAGTCGGGACTGGGCCCCGCGCAGCGTTCGTCGTAACGCGCGTGAGGTGGCCGGAGCAATGCACAAAGTGGAGCAGGCGCTGGGGCGCTCTGCTTCCGAGCAGGAAGTGGCACAGCAGCTGAATGTCTCCATGGAGGAGTACCGGCAGATCCTGCTGGACACAAACAATAGTCAACTCTTCTCTTACGACGAGTATCGGGAAGAGCACGGCGACAGCGCGGAACTGGTGACGGAAGGGCATGAAGAGGCCAATCCACTTCACCAGCTACTGGAAGGGAGTCTGCGTGAGCGCGTCATTGAAGCGATCGAAGCCTTACCCGATCGTGAAAAGATGGTGCTGACACTGTACTACCAGGAAGAACTGAACCTGAAAGAGATTGGCGCTGTGCTTGATGTGGGGGAATCCCGGGTCAGCCAGCTGCACAGTCAGGCGATCAAACGCCTGCGTGCCCGGCTTACGGGAGCGCGCTAG
- a CDS encoding HNH endonuclease signature motif containing protein — protein MRFNYDLLPGEQLTFEEIARRYALQYPDDKELTARALLSPSTGLRTLKIRAVFAREESNSPLEDLLFISSDNERKNYLRRFEHYLKQHLSFLYFRRSENEKRDNLWRVMGTSQVFAMIDPQSATAQNLLSSRGYKLVLMHQDDDEAYWQLFNPQANPCFPQSRRIQFIVVLSTPHLKVPAAVMPGTEVGRRVKARVLQRASQAEFSAGVKARYGACVMTGTELTERHNWPWVEACHIDTREGEDGLLADNSIDNGLFLRSDLQRLFINRLISIDGESGEIQVHPGEEAQQHIAPWYQELDGRVCSLWAAVPPATRQRLRARR, from the coding sequence ATGCGCTTCAATTACGACCTGTTGCCGGGCGAGCAGCTGACCTTCGAGGAGATCGCCCGGCGTTATGCTCTGCAATACCCTGATGACAAAGAGCTGACGGCGCGCGCCTTACTGAGTCCCTCAACCGGCCTGCGGACGCTGAAAATTCGTGCGGTCTTCGCCCGTGAAGAGAGCAACAGCCCGCTGGAGGATCTGCTGTTTATCTCCAGCGACAACGAGCGAAAAAATTACCTGCGCCGCTTTGAGCACTACCTGAAACAGCATCTCTCATTTCTCTATTTCCGTCGCAGCGAAAACGAGAAGCGCGACAACCTGTGGAGGGTGATGGGCACCAGCCAGGTTTTTGCGATGATCGATCCGCAATCGGCCACGGCGCAGAACCTGCTGAGCAGCCGCGGCTATAAGCTGGTGCTGATGCATCAGGACGATGACGAGGCTTACTGGCAGCTCTTTAATCCGCAGGCGAATCCCTGTTTCCCGCAGTCCCGGCGCATTCAGTTCATCGTGGTGCTGAGCACACCGCACCTCAAAGTGCCCGCGGCGGTAATGCCGGGAACGGAGGTCGGGCGCCGCGTCAAGGCCAGGGTGCTGCAGCGCGCCAGTCAGGCCGAATTCAGCGCCGGTGTCAAAGCGCGCTACGGTGCCTGCGTCATGACCGGCACCGAACTGACTGAACGGCACAACTGGCCCTGGGTGGAAGCCTGTCACATCGACACGCGAGAGGGAGAAGATGGGTTGCTGGCCGACAACAGCATCGACAATGGCCTGTTTTTGCGCAGCGATTTACAGCGGCTGTTTATTAACCGATTGATTAGCATTGATGGTGAGTCGGGCGAGATCCAGGTGCACCCTGGCGAGGAGGCGCAGCAGCATATCGCGCCCTGGTATCAGGAGCTGGATGGACGTGTCTGCAGCCTGTGGGCTGCGGTGCCGCCCGCCACGCGGCAACGGCTGCGCGCCCGTCGTTAA
- the fliZ gene encoding flagella biosynthesis regulatory protein FliZ, with product MGAKTKARPLSRYLKDYKHSQSNCSHCGKILDRMALVFRGQIINKEAIARMDQMIDEQLWLKLQPELTALCRFCSDIFCNTHPNYFDIMSFKQYLFEQTEMSPSTIREYVVRLRRLDEMLKAKNFPADRLQGNSWHQCLESDLPDAGNNNYRIALRKYDQFLGWQQG from the coding sequence ATGGGAGCCAAGACCAAGGCCAGACCGTTAAGTCGTTATCTTAAAGACTACAAACACAGCCAGAGCAATTGTTCACACTGTGGCAAGATATTAGATCGAATGGCGCTCGTTTTTCGTGGCCAGATCATCAATAAAGAGGCCATCGCGCGGATGGACCAGATGATTGATGAGCAGCTGTGGCTGAAACTTCAGCCCGAGCTGACCGCGCTTTGTCGTTTTTGTAGTGATATTTTTTGCAATACGCATCCTAATTACTTCGACATCATGTCGTTTAAACAGTATCTGTTTGAGCAGACGGAGATGAGCCCCAGCACGATTCGCGAATATGTGGTGCGGCTGCGTCGGCTGGATGAGATGCTGAAAGCCAAAAATTTCCCGGCCGACCGGCTGCAGGGAAACAGCTGGCATCAGTGTCTGGAAAGCGATCTGCCCGATGCCGGTAATAACAACTATCGCATCGCGCTGCGCAAGTACGATCAATTCTTAGGCTGGCAGCAGGGCTGA
- a CDS encoding FliC/FljB family flagellin: MAQVINTNSLSLITQNNINKNQSALSTSMERLSSGLRINSAKDDAAGQAIANRFTSNIKGLTQAARNANDGISAAQTTEGALSEINNNLQRIRELTVQASSGTNSESDKSSIQDEIKSRLDEIDRVSGQTQFNGVNVLAKDGKMNIQVGANDGETITIDLKKIDSKTLGLDSFNVNGPAGTPTAAGATEFKAAYGSTTNVTGATVAESTADALSTRLGVAASGVAVDSGSVYKDDNGKMFAKVTVTSGSDAETNNLKANGFDIASGAANAKTFFVAVDPQSADTATTAGTAAFKLDTSNMSLSSLTTGASSSPLAKLDEAIASVDKFRSSLGAIQNRLNSAVTNLSNTTTNLSAAQSRIQDADYATEVSNMSKAQIVQQAGNSVLAKANQVPQQVLSLLQG, encoded by the coding sequence TCAACAAGAACCAGTCAGCTCTGTCTACCTCTATGGAGCGTCTGTCTTCTGGCTTACGTATCAACAGCGCGAAAGATGACGCTGCGGGTCAGGCGATTGCCAACCGTTTCACCTCTAACATCAAGGGTCTGACTCAGGCTGCCCGTAACGCCAACGACGGTATCTCTGCTGCGCAGACCACTGAAGGCGCACTGTCAGAAATCAACAACAACTTACAGCGTATTCGTGAGCTGACTGTACAGGCGTCAAGCGGTACTAACTCAGAATCTGACAAATCTTCAATCCAGGACGAAATCAAATCACGTCTGGACGAGATTGACCGCGTATCAGGTCAGACTCAGTTCAACGGCGTGAACGTGCTGGCTAAAGACGGCAAAATGAACATCCAGGTTGGCGCTAACGATGGCGAAACCATCACTATCGACCTGAAGAAAATCGACTCCAAGACCCTGGGTCTGGACAGCTTCAACGTCAACGGCCCGGCGGGTACCCCGACTGCAGCTGGCGCAACTGAATTCAAAGCAGCATACGGTTCTACTACCAACGTAACCGGTGCAACTGTTGCTGAATCAACTGCTGATGCACTGTCTACCCGTCTGGGTGTGGCTGCCTCTGGTGTTGCTGTTGACTCCGGTAGCGTCTACAAAGATGACAATGGCAAAATGTTTGCTAAAGTCACCGTTACTTCAGGCAGCGATGCTGAAACTAACAACCTGAAAGCGAACGGCTTCGACATCGCCAGCGGCGCTGCAAATGCTAAAACCTTCTTCGTTGCTGTAGATCCACAGTCAGCAGATACTGCGACCACTGCCGGTACCGCAGCGTTCAAACTGGACACCTCTAACATGAGCCTGTCTAGCCTGACTACTGGTGCTTCATCAAGCCCACTGGCTAAACTGGACGAAGCGATTGCAAGCGTGGATAAGTTCCGTTCTTCACTGGGTGCGATTCAGAACCGTCTGAACTCAGCCGTGACTAACCTGAGCAACACCACGACTAACCTGTCAGCTGCACAGTCTCGTATCCAGGATGCTGACTACGCAACTGAAGTTTCAAACATGTCTAAAGCGCAGATCGTACAGCAGGCTGGTAACTCTGTGTTGGCAAAAGCTAACCAGGTTCCACAGCAGGTTCTGTCTCTGCTGCAGGGCTAA
- a CDS encoding glycosyltransferase, producing MHQHELVSIIITARASIWFSQALDSALKQDYPHIEIIVADTSDSQFIHKKLQDYLPQHGHRLHYLKVDEQAVPVYEAAVSVAKGTYIKFLSDADLLKPACVSTLVSGLSAFPQCRVAISSRERVGPQGELLPALISTAPLTSENSIIHGQDLLRNQTQKAFSLPGELTAALFYRDDLAQSLIDESLLTTGDSALQAIPALVIFHRLLSHTHLLWFAAPLCSVRASDVERQPHQCESDEIFRIGRDVLYEKIRQASGSGEAEPALHLARVAHLDQPDTFIIKNLSEEQQKNFTLDILASWRHSRTLNPLQQNMLEDIAAANTQPVSVAFFITVTEETVANLEPLLTFISQIAIAGLRFEPVLITIGVSLDTRTECHSATEQNRIDVINQLIQTRQDNWILFMDASCTLHASGLIALSSMLLVQNGWLAIYADEFFYIDNAPIGAAFRPDFNLDLLLSSPKTMAQHWLFRRELLLAADGLDASYPSSAEFDLIVKLIESQGFEGIAHLAEPLLTGYLKSRDILEDVAIIERHLHNRGYPEGRAALDKFFNYRLRYNHPDKPVVSIVILANWHLASLISCVTTLLEKTTWHHYELILVCDNQRTPERDKWLSDIASVDPARIKTVSYDGAFSHGAMANLAAEQAIGEYLVFMHCEMAITDGEWLDNLLNHGLRPEVFAVGAKHLSSENKIRHAGYILGVNGAVGEVFRGNDDQDANYLGRMNVDQNYSAVSGDLVLMRKAVFEALGGFDREQRLYADVDLCLKAREHGYLTVWTPYARLHRPAARTSPFPDETAQASSKLKQLEEDRLYSRWMPVIARDPAYNANLSLRSRHFELRNDEVNWLPVRAENLPTFLAHNADIYGCGHYRITQPLQAMVAEGVAQGKSGMTLLTLSEMGQFQPDSLIIQRRYSPAFHNWMERVSKLHNVFKVFELDDYIINLPMKHYGRQAYKQETAKLIRKSLSYFDRFVVSTGPLADAMSSMHPDIVVIKNRLPVEAWGALHSLRNQGQKPRIGWAGGVSHRGDLEMIFDIVREFSNQVEWVFMGMCPDKLRPYVQEIHSGVDLSLYPAALASLNLDLALAPVEDNSFNACKSNLRLLEYGACGVPVICSNVACYRQDDLPVTRVNNRFIEWRDAIRMHLADPEASAKMGLELQASIRRNWMLTGESLREWAKAWQP from the coding sequence ATGCATCAACACGAGCTTGTCAGCATCATCATAACCGCACGCGCATCCATCTGGTTTAGCCAGGCGCTCGATAGCGCGCTGAAACAGGATTACCCGCACATTGAAATCATTGTAGCGGATACCAGCGACAGCCAGTTTATTCATAAAAAACTGCAGGATTACCTTCCACAGCACGGTCATCGCCTTCATTATTTAAAGGTCGATGAGCAGGCGGTGCCGGTTTATGAGGCTGCCGTGAGCGTGGCGAAGGGCACCTATATTAAGTTCCTGTCAGATGCCGATCTGCTGAAACCCGCCTGCGTCTCTACCCTGGTCTCCGGTCTGAGTGCTTTTCCTCAGTGTCGCGTGGCGATCTCCAGCCGTGAACGCGTCGGTCCACAGGGGGAGTTACTGCCCGCACTTATCTCGACCGCTCCGCTGACCAGCGAAAACAGCATTATTCATGGTCAGGATCTGCTGCGTAATCAGACGCAGAAAGCGTTCAGCCTGCCGGGAGAGCTGACCGCCGCGCTGTTTTACCGCGACGATCTGGCTCAGAGCCTGATTGACGAGTCGTTACTCACCACCGGTGATTCCGCCTTGCAGGCGATTCCGGCGCTGGTTATCTTTCACCGCCTGCTCAGTCATACTCATCTTCTCTGGTTTGCTGCGCCCCTGTGCAGCGTGCGCGCTTCAGACGTCGAGCGTCAGCCTCATCAGTGTGAAAGTGATGAAATTTTCAGGATCGGGCGTGACGTGTTATACGAAAAGATTCGTCAGGCGAGCGGGTCCGGTGAGGCTGAACCTGCATTACATCTGGCTCGGGTGGCTCACCTCGATCAGCCTGACACCTTCATCATTAAAAATCTCTCTGAAGAACAGCAGAAGAATTTCACCTTAGATATCCTGGCGTCGTGGCGACATTCGCGCACCCTGAATCCTCTGCAGCAAAACATGTTAGAGGATATCGCCGCGGCAAACACACAGCCCGTCAGCGTAGCCTTCTTCATTACCGTCACCGAAGAAACGGTTGCGAATCTTGAGCCACTACTCACCTTCATCAGCCAGATCGCGATAGCTGGCCTGCGGTTTGAGCCGGTCCTGATTACGATAGGGGTCTCTCTTGACACGCGGACTGAATGCCACTCCGCCACAGAGCAAAACCGGATCGATGTCATCAATCAGCTCATCCAGACGCGGCAGGATAACTGGATCCTGTTTATGGATGCCAGCTGCACCCTGCATGCGTCCGGTTTGATCGCCTTAAGTTCGATGCTGCTCGTTCAGAACGGCTGGTTAGCAATCTACGCGGATGAGTTTTTCTATATTGATAATGCGCCGATAGGGGCAGCCTTCCGGCCAGATTTTAATCTCGATTTACTGCTGAGTTCGCCCAAAACCATGGCGCAGCACTGGCTATTCCGCCGGGAGTTACTTCTGGCGGCAGACGGTCTGGATGCCAGCTATCCTTCATCCGCTGAATTTGATCTCATCGTTAAGCTCATCGAATCGCAGGGATTTGAGGGGATCGCTCATCTGGCAGAGCCGTTGTTAACCGGCTATCTGAAAAGCAGAGATATCCTTGAAGATGTGGCGATCATTGAGCGCCATTTGCATAACCGCGGCTATCCCGAGGGGAGAGCGGCACTGGATAAATTTTTCAATTACCGGTTGCGCTATAACCATCCCGACAAGCCGGTGGTGTCAATCGTCATTCTGGCTAACTGGCATCTCGCCTCGCTGATCAGCTGCGTCACCACGCTGCTGGAAAAAACCACCTGGCACCATTACGAATTGATCCTTGTCTGCGACAACCAGCGCACACCAGAGCGGGATAAATGGTTATCGGATATCGCCAGCGTGGATCCCGCACGTATCAAAACAGTGAGCTACGACGGCGCGTTCAGTCACGGGGCGATGGCGAATCTGGCCGCTGAACAGGCCATTGGTGAATATCTCGTTTTCATGCATTGCGAAATGGCCATCACGGACGGTGAGTGGCTTGATAACCTGCTTAATCATGGGCTGCGGCCTGAGGTCTTTGCCGTTGGCGCGAAGCACCTCTCGTCTGAGAACAAAATCCGGCATGCAGGATATATCCTGGGCGTCAATGGCGCCGTCGGAGAAGTCTTCCGTGGCAATGACGATCAGGACGCGAATTACCTGGGGCGGATGAATGTCGATCAGAACTACAGCGCCGTATCCGGCGATCTGGTGCTGATGCGTAAAGCGGTATTCGAGGCGCTGGGCGGATTTGATCGGGAGCAGCGGTTATATGCTGATGTGGACCTTTGCCTGAAAGCGCGTGAGCATGGTTATCTGACGGTCTGGACACCCTATGCCCGACTGCACCGGCCTGCCGCGCGCACCAGCCCCTTCCCGGATGAAACCGCGCAGGCGTCCAGTAAGCTGAAGCAACTGGAAGAGGACAGGCTCTATTCCAGATGGATGCCGGTTATCGCCCGGGATCCGGCCTATAACGCCAATCTCTCGCTGAGAAGCCGTCACTTTGAATTAAGAAATGATGAAGTTAACTGGCTGCCGGTCAGAGCTGAAAATCTGCCGACATTCCTGGCTCATAACGCCGATATTTATGGCTGCGGCCACTACCGCATTACCCAGCCCCTTCAGGCGATGGTCGCGGAAGGGGTGGCGCAGGGTAAAAGCGGCATGACACTGCTGACGTTAAGTGAAATGGGGCAATTCCAGCCAGACAGTCTGATCATTCAGCGTCGCTATTCACCGGCTTTCCATAACTGGATGGAACGCGTCAGTAAGCTTCACAACGTATTCAAAGTGTTCGAGCTGGACGACTACATCATCAACCTGCCCATGAAGCACTATGGCCGGCAGGCTTATAAGCAGGAAACGGCAAAGTTAATCCGTAAGAGCCTGAGCTATTTTGATCGTTTTGTGGTTTCTACCGGGCCGCTGGCCGACGCGATGAGCAGTATGCATCCGGACATTGTGGTGATTAAAAACCGGCTTCCTGTTGAGGCCTGGGGGGCGCTCCACTCCCTGCGTAACCAGGGACAGAAGCCCCGGATAGGCTGGGCAGGCGGGGTGAGCCATCGTGGCGACCTTGAAATGATTTTCGACATCGTTCGCGAATTTTCGAATCAGGTGGAATGGGTCTTTATGGGCATGTGTCCGGATAAACTCCGGCCTTACGTGCAGGAGATACACAGTGGCGTGGACCTGAGCCTCTATCCTGCCGCGCTCGCATCGCTGAATCTTGATCTGGCGCTGGCTCCGGTTGAAGACAACAGCTTTAACGCCTGCAAAAGTAATCTGCGACTGCTGGAGTATGGTGCGTGCGGCGTGCCCGTGATTTGCAGTAATGTGGCCTGTTACCGGCAGGATGATCTGCCGGTCACGCGCGTGAATAACCGCTTTATCGAGTGGCGCGACGCTATCCGGATGCACCTTGCCGACCCGGAAGCCAGTGCAAAAATGGGGCTGGAATTACAGGCCAGCATACGACGCAACTGGATGCTGACCGGCGAGAGCCTGCGTGAATGGGCAAAAGCCTGGCAGCCCTGA